A portion of the Chryseobacterium tructae genome contains these proteins:
- a CDS encoding CCA tRNA nucleotidyltransferase: protein MKINLTQNKDLKLFKIISEAAERNNQTVYIVGGYVRDLLMKRKASTDIDFVTEQSGIELAQHVAQDIDPKLKVSVFKTYGTAMIKYKDLELEFVGARKESYTENSRKPEVEGGTLEDDQKRRDFTINAMAISLNKDNFGELIDPFNGVEDLEKEILRTPLEPAQTYSDDPLRMMRAVRFASTLRFTIEENSLHAIKQEAERIKIVSMERIMVEFNKIMLSEKPSVGLRLMEQTGLLKLVIPELIELKGVEEVEGQTHKDNFYHTLEVVDNISLNTDNLWLRWAALLHDVGKAPTKKFVEGTGWTFHGHEFLGSKMVKTLFQRLKLPLGSDMKYVQKMVKLSSRPIALVTDDASDSALRRLLFDAGENLEDLFTLCKADITTKNSKKQDKFKKNFEYVAVKIKEVEEKDQVRNFQPPITGEEIMEMFNLQPGREIGILKEKVKEAILEGEIANEKEEATKFVIIEAEKLGLKMN, encoded by the coding sequence ATGAAAATTAATCTTACTCAAAATAAGGATTTAAAACTTTTTAAAATAATTTCTGAAGCTGCAGAAAGGAATAACCAAACGGTATACATTGTTGGTGGTTATGTGCGTGATCTCCTGATGAAGAGAAAGGCTTCTACGGATATAGACTTTGTGACTGAACAGAGCGGTATTGAGCTGGCTCAACATGTAGCACAGGACATTGATCCGAAATTAAAGGTTTCTGTATTCAAAACCTATGGTACAGCGATGATCAAATATAAAGATCTTGAACTGGAATTTGTAGGAGCAAGAAAAGAAAGTTATACTGAAAACAGCAGAAAGCCTGAAGTAGAAGGCGGAACTTTGGAAGACGATCAAAAGAGAAGAGATTTTACGATCAATGCGATGGCCATTTCTCTGAATAAAGACAATTTCGGAGAACTGATTGACCCATTCAATGGCGTTGAAGATCTGGAAAAAGAAATTTTAAGAACACCATTGGAGCCTGCTCAAACTTATTCTGATGATCCATTGAGAATGATGAGAGCCGTAAGATTTGCTTCAACTTTACGTTTCACCATTGAAGAGAATTCTTTACATGCAATCAAACAGGAAGCAGAAAGAATCAAGATTGTTTCTATGGAAAGGATCATGGTAGAATTCAATAAGATCATGTTATCTGAAAAACCTTCTGTAGGATTAAGATTAATGGAACAAACAGGACTTTTAAAGCTTGTTATTCCTGAATTAATTGAACTTAAAGGAGTAGAAGAAGTTGAAGGCCAGACTCACAAAGATAACTTCTACCATACCCTTGAGGTAGTAGATAATATCTCCTTGAATACTGATAATCTTTGGCTGCGTTGGGCTGCATTACTTCACGATGTAGGAAAAGCCCCTACGAAAAAATTTGTGGAAGGAACAGGGTGGACATTCCACGGGCATGAATTTTTAGGCTCCAAAATGGTAAAAACTCTTTTCCAGAGATTAAAACTCCCATTGGGAAGTGATATGAAGTATGTTCAAAAGATGGTAAAACTTTCTTCCAGACCGATTGCCTTAGTTACAGATGATGCCTCAGATTCTGCATTGAGAAGGCTTTTATTTGATGCTGGAGAAAACCTTGAAGACCTTTTTACTCTCTGCAAAGCAGATATTACGACTAAAAACTCTAAAAAGCAGGACAAATTCAAGAAAAATTTTGAATATGTAGCGGTTAAGATCAAAGAAGTAGAAGAAAAAGATCAGGTAAGAAACTTCCAGCCTCCTATTACCGGAGAAGAAATCATGGAAATGTTTAACCTTCAGCCGGGACGTGAAATCGGTATTCTAAAGGAAAAGGTAAAGGAAGCCATCCTTGAGGGAGAGATTGCCAATGAAAAAGAAGAAGCAACAAAATTTGTCATTATCGAAGCGGAAAAGCTGGGATTAAAAATGAATTAA
- the gldC gene encoding gliding motility protein GldC, whose product MRKTQITIDVELDENHVPENITWNAQDGGVEKEETKATMISVWDDKTMEALRIDLWTKEMPVDQMKMFIHQILVSLGNTYQRATGEEDVAQWLEEVAEEFAVKSAIK is encoded by the coding sequence ATGAGAAAAACTCAGATTACGATAGATGTAGAGCTTGATGAAAACCACGTTCCGGAAAACATTACATGGAATGCTCAGGATGGGGGTGTTGAAAAAGAGGAAACAAAGGCTACCATGATCTCTGTATGGGATGATAAAACAATGGAGGCTTTAAGAATCGATCTTTGGACAAAGGAAATGCCTGTAGACCAGATGAAGATGTTTATCCATCAGATTTTAGTTTCTTTAGGAAATACGTACCAAAGAGCAACCGGAGAGGAAGATGTAGCACAATGGTTGGAAGAAGTTGCGGAAGAATTTGCTGTAAAATCGGCGATAAAATAA
- a CDS encoding DinB family protein, protein MTDFQKYIQRYLDLIPSGDWLTELKVSENRTVGIYSNLTEEQSKFAYAEGKWTLKELLLHLSDTERVFQYRILAFARGDKNNLPGFDENEYAEQSFASERSLESLLEEYKLVRKSSQILLETMKPSSLQNIGMANGNEISVETIGKLIIGHNYHHLNIIEERYLSKLGWM, encoded by the coding sequence ATGACAGATTTTCAAAAATACATTCAAAGATATTTAGACCTGATCCCATCAGGAGATTGGTTGACTGAATTAAAAGTATCAGAAAATAGAACGGTCGGAATTTACTCTAACCTTACCGAAGAACAATCAAAATTTGCCTACGCTGAAGGTAAATGGACACTAAAGGAATTGTTGCTCCACTTATCCGATACGGAAAGAGTTTTTCAATACAGAATATTAGCTTTCGCCAGAGGAGATAAAAACAACCTTCCGGGATTTGATGAAAATGAATATGCCGAGCAATCTTTTGCCAGTGAGAGATCTTTAGAATCTTTATTGGAAGAATATAAATTGGTAAGAAAATCTTCTCAGATTCTATTGGAAACCATGAAACCTTCCTCTTTACAAAATATTGGAATGGCCAATGGCAATGAAATCTCCGTGGAAACGATAGGAAAACTGATTATTGGTCATAATTATCACCATCTGAATATTATTGAGGAAAGATATTTATCTAAATTAGGATGGATGTAA
- a CDS encoding nuclear transport factor 2 family protein, producing the protein MNHQEFAQMWINAWNSHDLDNILTHYSEDIEITTPMISMATGGKESSLKGKKAVREYWRKALDKFPNLHFDLIHSTEGVGSVALFYKSIMDKHAIEVMFFDEEGKINKMYAHYD; encoded by the coding sequence ATGAATCATCAAGAATTCGCTCAGATGTGGATAAATGCCTGGAACTCTCATGATTTAGACAATATCCTCACCCATTATTCTGAGGATATTGAAATTACAACGCCCATGATTTCCATGGCTACCGGAGGAAAAGAAAGTTCTTTAAAAGGGAAAAAAGCGGTTCGTGAATACTGGAGAAAGGCACTTGATAAATTTCCGAATCTGCATTTTGATCTGATTCATTCCACGGAAGGTGTAGGTTCCGTAGCATTATTTTATAAATCTATCATGGATAAACACGCTATAGAAGTGATGTTTTTTGATGAAGAAGGGAAAATAAATAAAATGTACGCTCATTATGACTAA
- a CDS encoding GNAT family N-acetyltransferase, giving the protein MKNTRKAVVADLPQLAELFDQYRIFYHKSSDIPAASDFLQERLENKDSEIFVTEENGILIGFVQLYPIFSSTRMQRYWLLNDLYVNAHHRGKGYSKELIEKSKELCKASNACGVLLETGKGNDVGNQLYPACGFELYDSVNFYEWTNK; this is encoded by the coding sequence ATGAAAAACACAAGAAAAGCAGTCGTTGCAGATTTACCTCAACTCGCTGAACTATTTGATCAATACAGAATATTCTACCATAAATCATCAGATATCCCTGCAGCTTCAGATTTTCTTCAGGAAAGGCTTGAAAACAAAGACTCTGAAATTTTCGTTACAGAAGAAAATGGTATCCTTATTGGTTTTGTGCAGTTATATCCAATATTTTCATCTACAAGAATGCAACGCTATTGGTTACTGAATGATTTATATGTTAATGCTCACCACAGAGGAAAAGGCTACTCCAAAGAACTTATTGAAAAGTCAAAAGAATTATGTAAGGCTTCAAACGCCTGCGGAGTTTTGCTTGAAACAGGAAAGGGTAATGATGTAGGAAATCAGCTGTATCCTGCCTGCGGCTTTGAACTCTATGACTCTGTGAATTTTTACGAATGGACAAATAAATAA
- a CDS encoding GNAT family N-acetyltransferase, translated as MTIRQEEEKDYQKVFQLIEEAFWEMEHSDHQEHFLVEKLRESEAFIPELSLVAEDENGNIAGHILFTKLKIENDSETYESLALAPVSVKPDSQNKGIGGQLILYGHQIAKELGYDSVILIGHENYYPRFGYKKTSNFGISFPFEIPEENGMAIELVKDGLKNKKGIVKYPKEFGID; from the coding sequence ATGACGATACGACAGGAAGAGGAAAAGGATTATCAAAAGGTCTTTCAGCTTATAGAAGAAGCATTCTGGGAAATGGAGCACAGTGATCATCAGGAACATTTTCTCGTTGAAAAATTAAGAGAATCTGAAGCTTTTATTCCAGAACTCTCATTGGTAGCAGAAGATGAAAATGGCAATATTGCCGGACACATTTTGTTTACAAAGCTTAAAATTGAAAATGACTCAGAAACTTATGAGTCGTTAGCGCTAGCCCCTGTTTCTGTTAAACCTGATTCTCAAAATAAAGGAATTGGTGGTCAGTTGATTCTTTATGGACATCAAATTGCTAAAGAACTGGGATATGATTCTGTCATTTTAATTGGCCATGAAAATTATTATCCAAGGTTTGGTTACAAAAAAACAAGTAATTTTGGGATTTCATTTCCGTTTGAAATTCCGGAAGAAAACGGAATGGCCATTGAGTTGGTAAAAGACGGATTAAAAAATAAAAAAGGGATAGTGAAATATCCTAAAGAATTTGGAATAGATTAA
- a CDS encoding ABC transporter ATP-binding protein, producing MENLINIRNLNYGFTKNKLILKNVSLAVPKGSIFGFLGANGAGKSTTMKVMLGNLPDENNAIEIFSKNLTLLYPNGFQKIGSLIDSPAFYDHLSGWDNLIILSQLRDLPDSECERVLHLVDLWENRNVKMKRYSLGMKQRLAIAMTLLGSPELLILDEPVNGLDPNGMLEIRELLLKLNKEQGITIFISSHLLQEVEKMVTHLAIISNGAIKFSGSVEELNTYYRHNRVRIGLNEPSSFIQYIPENYTAQIIDHHTIEVTVQSKEDITKLTKILVLKDAEIFEIRNSAGLEDWFMEITKN from the coding sequence ATGGAAAATCTAATTAACATCCGTAATCTCAACTATGGATTCACCAAAAATAAACTCATTCTCAAAAATGTAAGTCTTGCTGTCCCTAAAGGAAGTATTTTTGGATTTCTGGGAGCCAACGGAGCCGGAAAATCAACAACCATGAAAGTCATGCTGGGAAATCTTCCCGATGAAAATAATGCCATCGAAATATTTAGTAAAAATCTTACACTACTCTACCCTAATGGATTTCAAAAAATTGGAAGTCTCATAGACAGCCCTGCTTTTTATGATCATTTATCAGGATGGGATAATCTTATTATTCTTTCTCAATTAAGAGATCTCCCCGATTCTGAATGTGAAAGAGTTCTGCATCTTGTAGATCTTTGGGAAAACAGAAATGTAAAGATGAAAAGGTATTCATTAGGAATGAAACAAAGGCTGGCTATTGCCATGACCCTTCTTGGATCTCCGGAGCTTTTAATTCTTGATGAACCTGTAAACGGTCTTGATCCGAATGGAATGCTGGAAATTCGTGAATTATTACTTAAACTGAATAAAGAACAAGGGATTACTATATTTATTTCAAGCCATCTATTACAGGAAGTAGAGAAAATGGTGACTCATCTGGCTATCATTTCCAATGGCGCTATCAAATTTTCAGGAAGTGTTGAAGAACTCAATACTTATTATCGGCATAATCGTGTGAGGATAGGATTAAATGAGCCTTCTTCCTTTATACAATATATTCCGGAGAATTATACAGCGCAAATCATCGACCATCATACCATAGAAGTAACCGTTCAATCCAAAGAAGACATTACTAAGCTTACCAAAATTCTGGTACTTAAAGATGCTGAAATTTTTGAGATCAGAAACAGTGCAGGATTGGAAGACTGGTTCATGGAAATTACTAAAAACTAA
- a CDS encoding L-threonylcarbamoyladenylate synthase, protein MEPIIEILKSGGTILYPTDTIWGIGCDATNIEAVNKIFDIKKREKNKSMIILVESEKRLQDLVDVPEMAWEIIDLSEKPVTIVYENPKGLPKELLAEDGSIGIRLVKNDFCKKLITKLNKPLVSTSANFSGDKSPLKFSDISPEIISLVDYAVEEDRDKVSKYSGSSVIKIWNDNRIKVLRE, encoded by the coding sequence ATGGAACCTATTATTGAAATATTAAAATCCGGCGGAACTATTCTATACCCTACTGATACCATTTGGGGAATTGGCTGTGATGCAACCAATATAGAAGCTGTCAATAAGATTTTTGACATCAAAAAACGTGAAAAAAACAAATCGATGATCATTCTGGTAGAATCTGAAAAAAGACTTCAAGATCTGGTAGATGTTCCCGAAATGGCCTGGGAAATTATTGACTTAAGTGAAAAGCCGGTCACCATCGTTTACGAAAACCCTAAAGGATTGCCTAAAGAATTGTTGGCAGAAGATGGTAGTATTGGAATTAGATTGGTAAAAAATGACTTTTGTAAAAAACTAATTACCAAACTGAATAAGCCTTTGGTTTCTACATCAGCCAATTTCAGTGGTGATAAAAGCCCATTGAAGTTCTCTGATATTTCTCCGGAAATCATCAGTCTTGTGGATTACGCAGTAGAAGAAGATCGAGATAAAGTTTCAAAATATTCAGGATCTTCGGTTATTAAAATATGGAATGATAACAGGATCAAAGTTCTTAGAGAATAA
- a CDS encoding leucine-rich repeat domain-containing protein → MMKIKIFTTLLFIFGFIFFQAQKLEFKDKNLEKAILENFDVNKDGMITQPEAEAINNLFLVQKGITSTDDLHFFKNVKMIMLDDNTIPVIVLKDMDKLNLFSCTGCKATSFKAENLKHLTSLYIDNNLLEGISLKDTPKIDQLTLSLNQLKIIDLSQLKNLRRLNVEHNKIQHIDISGNPILQTLNVGGNKIKEADIKKGITKEVTIFGADEQN, encoded by the coding sequence ATGATGAAAATTAAAATATTTACAACCCTCCTTTTTATTTTCGGATTTATTTTTTTTCAGGCTCAAAAGCTTGAGTTTAAAGATAAAAATCTGGAAAAAGCAATCCTTGAAAATTTTGATGTAAACAAAGATGGAATGATTACCCAGCCCGAAGCAGAAGCAATTAATAACCTGTTTCTGGTTCAAAAAGGAATTACTTCTACAGATGATCTGCATTTCTTTAAAAATGTAAAAATGATAATGCTGGATGATAATACGATTCCGGTGATTGTTCTGAAAGATATGGACAAGTTGAACCTGTTTTCGTGTACAGGTTGTAAAGCAACATCATTTAAAGCAGAAAACTTGAAACATTTGACTTCTTTATACATTGATAATAACCTTTTAGAAGGAATCTCATTAAAAGATACACCCAAAATTGACCAATTAACATTATCTTTAAATCAGCTAAAAATAATAGACCTTTCTCAGCTGAAAAATTTAAGAAGATTAAATGTAGAACACAACAAAATCCAACACATTGATATTTCAGGAAACCCCATTTTACAAACTTTAAATGTAGGCGGAAACAAAATAAAAGAAGCAGACATAAAGAAAGGAATAACGAAAGAGGTAACCATATTTGGAGCTGATGAACAAAACTAA
- the nadE gene encoding NAD(+) synthase produces the protein MQTQKVIDHIVGWLKDYATKARVNGYVIGVSGGVDSGVVSTLAAMTGLKTLLIEMPIRQKADQVDRAKDHMNDLKSKFSNVEIMSVDLTPAFEELYKTFDVKDDLYPNEKLAFANTRSRLRMLTLYYYGQLNGLLVCGTGNKVEDFGIGFYTKYGDGGVDVSPIGDLYKTEVYALAKGLDLIKSIQEAIPTDGLWDVDRTDEQQIGATYPELEKIQKEYGTKTAEDYEGRDKEVFLIFDRMHKAAKHKMDPIPVCDIPEDWRES, from the coding sequence ATGCAGACACAAAAAGTGATAGATCATATCGTTGGCTGGTTAAAAGATTATGCAACGAAAGCTAGAGTAAATGGATATGTAATAGGAGTTTCAGGAGGCGTTGATTCAGGAGTAGTTTCTACATTAGCAGCAATGACCGGATTAAAAACATTACTGATTGAAATGCCAATCCGCCAGAAAGCCGATCAGGTAGATCGTGCAAAGGATCACATGAATGATCTGAAATCCAAATTTTCAAACGTGGAAATCATGTCTGTAGACTTAACACCCGCTTTTGAAGAACTTTATAAAACCTTTGATGTAAAGGATGATCTATACCCGAATGAGAAATTGGCATTTGCCAATACAAGATCCCGTTTGAGAATGCTTACCCTGTATTATTATGGTCAGCTTAACGGGCTTTTAGTGTGTGGAACCGGAAATAAAGTTGAAGACTTTGGAATTGGTTTTTATACCAAATATGGGGATGGTGGAGTAGACGTATCACCAATCGGAGACCTTTATAAAACTGAAGTATATGCTTTGGCAAAAGGATTGGATCTGATCAAAAGTATTCAGGAAGCTATTCCTACAGATGGTCTTTGGGATGTGGATCGCACGGATGAACAACAGATTGGAGCCACTTATCCTGAATTGGAAAAAATTCAAAAAGAATACGGAACCAAAACAGCAGAAGACTACGAAGGAAGAGATAAAGAAGTATTCCTGATCTTTGACAGAATGCATAAAGCTGCCAAACATAAGATGGATCCTATCCCGGTTTGTGATATTCCTGAAGATTGGAGAGAATCATAA
- a CDS encoding thioredoxin-like domain-containing protein, translating into MKKLITLVHTEWLKIKGLGLVYLALIMGLLIPFTVFLFQIYSPTFLTPEDLPYSVFEEAISGNLKAFCMFLLLLYIVIAANRIAQTDHKNNGWQLMETQPISKFQLYFSKYLVVLILIIICIASYIGFTILFSLLDYYINPSEVKLLTFDTIWVLKTFIRLCVAILGIAALQLCISVAFPGFIWAFLIGILGLIINIFSLVQKVSLPFCPYNSLYILCQSTNIKSLSHFITYSEYLSIFWALVFLIIGYFWYKGKGFKTAFLKNKKQIIFSAVFIFITAGAFFILQKPKSYRSEGTEVLVQGKISTDLKIDSVKIFSKDFHKKIGSAAIKNGAFLWKSKQKLPFDQYSLEFGNKKIDFMMGNGDYFNFIIDCNAANIKYFLTSNRSAEQEYKNKEDGFGYELSYSIEQQKYNDNPKKFYELAQADWEKNIDKLSHYTDTENNALSDEYLAYRKQLLAIQYLNEISNYRKMTSWDDPKFAPPKAFLNELNARITSPTVLLSKNDDYLQYKLDQMLTDKERLSNPDSLLFIKLNALPSNISKDRLLTRHLVKSMELESDSTSRNQLFSREFQMLNNHDYKKLAASKLEQLNISQKGAPFPDLKFIDAKGKAHLLSEYRGKHVIIDLWATWCGPCKQIRPVFDTRSRQYHYYDNIQFISISLDESQSKWQNYLKTKPSKTPQFWLSNASEFMTRYKIQSIPRFIIIDPAGKVFNLNSPFPDEDNFVEILDKLKKY; encoded by the coding sequence ATGAAAAAATTAATTACATTAGTCCATACGGAATGGCTGAAAATAAAAGGGCTGGGTTTGGTATATCTGGCATTAATTATGGGGCTTTTAATTCCTTTTACAGTATTTTTATTCCAAATTTATAGCCCTACATTTCTCACACCGGAAGATCTTCCTTATTCTGTTTTTGAAGAAGCCATAAGTGGTAACCTTAAAGCATTTTGTATGTTTCTGCTTCTGCTTTACATCGTAATCGCAGCTAACAGAATTGCCCAAACAGATCATAAAAATAATGGCTGGCAGCTTATGGAAACCCAGCCAATCAGTAAATTTCAGCTGTATTTTTCAAAATACCTGGTTGTATTGATCTTAATTATTATATGTATTGCTTCTTATATTGGATTTACCATTCTGTTTTCATTATTAGATTACTATATAAATCCTAGTGAAGTAAAACTCCTCACGTTTGATACCATATGGGTTTTAAAAACATTCATAAGGCTCTGTGTTGCCATATTAGGGATTGCAGCCCTTCAATTGTGTATATCTGTTGCTTTTCCAGGATTTATCTGGGCATTTCTTATAGGAATTCTGGGACTCATCATCAATATATTTTCTTTGGTTCAGAAAGTGTCTCTTCCTTTCTGTCCATACAATTCACTATATATCCTTTGTCAATCTACCAATATAAAGAGCCTGAGCCATTTTATTACCTATAGTGAATATTTAAGTATTTTCTGGGCTCTTGTATTTCTTATTATCGGTTATTTCTGGTACAAAGGGAAAGGATTTAAAACGGCTTTTTTAAAAAATAAAAAACAGATCATTTTTTCAGCTGTATTCATCTTCATCACAGCTGGAGCATTTTTTATTCTACAGAAGCCTAAATCTTATAGAAGTGAAGGGACAGAAGTACTAGTTCAGGGAAAAATTTCTACAGACCTTAAAATAGATTCCGTTAAGATATTCTCCAAAGATTTCCATAAAAAAATAGGAAGTGCTGCAATCAAAAATGGAGCATTTCTATGGAAAAGCAAGCAAAAGCTCCCATTCGACCAGTACAGCCTTGAATTTGGAAATAAAAAGATTGATTTCATGATGGGAAATGGAGATTATTTTAATTTCATTATCGACTGCAATGCAGCCAATATCAAATATTTCCTTACGTCTAATCGCTCTGCAGAGCAAGAGTACAAAAATAAAGAGGATGGATTCGGATATGAACTATCCTACTCTATTGAGCAGCAAAAGTACAATGATAATCCGAAAAAGTTTTATGAATTGGCACAAGCTGACTGGGAGAAAAACATTGACAAACTCAGCCATTATACCGATACTGAAAACAATGCTTTATCTGATGAATATTTAGCGTATCGAAAACAACTATTGGCTATCCAATACCTGAATGAAATTAGTAATTATAGAAAAATGACTTCATGGGACGATCCTAAATTCGCACCTCCTAAAGCTTTTTTAAATGAGCTGAATGCAAGAATCACCAGCCCAACTGTTTTACTAAGTAAAAATGATGATTATCTTCAGTATAAACTAGATCAGATGCTTACCGATAAAGAAAGATTATCTAATCCGGACAGTCTCCTTTTTATAAAATTGAACGCTTTACCAAGTAATATTAGCAAAGATCGCTTACTCACTAGGCATCTTGTAAAAAGTATGGAACTTGAATCTGATAGTACTTCCCGAAATCAACTCTTTTCCCGAGAATTTCAAATGTTGAACAATCATGATTACAAAAAATTAGCAGCATCCAAACTTGAACAGCTCAATATATCTCAAAAAGGAGCTCCTTTTCCTGATTTAAAATTCATTGACGCCAAAGGAAAAGCTCACCTTCTTTCCGAATACAGAGGAAAACATGTAATTATTGATCTGTGGGCAACCTGGTGTGGGCCATGTAAGCAGATCCGACCGGTATTTGATACCAGAAGCCGCCAGTATCATTATTATGATAACATTCAGTTTATTTCTATAAGCCTGGATGAAAGCCAATCCAAATGGCAAAACTATTTAAAAACAAAACCTTCAAAAACGCCTCAGTTCTGGCTATCTAATGCTAGTGAATTCATGACTCGTTATAAAATCCAATCTATTCCAAGATTTATTATTATTGATCCTGCAGGGAAAGTTTTCAACCTAAATAGTCCATTTCCTGATGAAGATAATTTCGTAGAAATTTTGGATAAGCTTAAGAAGTATTAA
- a CDS encoding gliding motility protein GldB: MKIFRYIALSSILIAGLNSCKKEPENQWKVEVKDPSEKIEMTDISKELYNPNIPLDQFKAQFPWFQGTVSDADFAKRRIDTEEIKIYKEAIGKIDQTKLQKELQGLFSHIKYYFPQFKSPKVYLFSSALQMVQDPIFYDEKKNLLFIDITGFMGDGNAHYKGLEQYFQKSMNPQNIVPKVSQLFAENIVTESPDHQKFIDQVILNGKVMILQDAFLPDFPDYLKMNYTQKQYEWATYNEANIWNYFVESNLLFGDDPRLGERFIAPGPFSKFYTEIDNESSPQIGIFTGWQICKAYFKEKPDTQLKEFLKMDATKIFNESGYKPRVTK, from the coding sequence ATGAAGATTTTCAGATATATTGCCCTTTCTTCTATTTTAATTGCGGGACTGAATTCTTGCAAAAAAGAACCGGAAAACCAATGGAAAGTAGAAGTAAAAGATCCCTCCGAAAAAATTGAAATGACGGATATTTCTAAAGAACTTTATAACCCCAATATTCCGTTGGATCAATTTAAGGCACAATTCCCATGGTTTCAGGGAACTGTTTCTGATGCAGATTTTGCCAAAAGAAGAATTGACACAGAAGAAATAAAAATCTATAAAGAAGCTATCGGGAAAATAGATCAGACTAAATTACAGAAAGAACTTCAGGGATTATTTTCCCATATCAAATACTACTTCCCACAATTTAAAAGTCCCAAGGTATATCTATTTTCATCGGCTCTTCAAATGGTTCAGGATCCTATCTTTTATGATGAAAAGAAAAATCTTTTATTCATAGATATTACAGGTTTTATGGGAGATGGTAATGCTCATTATAAAGGACTTGAACAATATTTCCAGAAGTCGATGAATCCACAGAATATTGTTCCTAAAGTTTCTCAACTTTTTGCTGAAAATATTGTCACGGAGTCTCCGGATCATCAGAAATTCATAGATCAGGTTATTCTTAATGGAAAAGTAATGATCTTGCAGGACGCTTTTCTTCCTGATTTCCCTGATTATCTGAAAATGAATTATACCCAAAAGCAATACGAATGGGCTACTTATAATGAAGCCAATATCTGGAATTATTTTGTGGAAAGCAATCTCTTATTTGGTGATGACCCAAGACTGGGTGAGCGTTTTATTGCTCCGGGGCCATTCTCAAAGTTCTACACTGAAATCGACAACGAATCTTCCCCACAAATTGGAATTTTCACAGGATGGCAGATCTGTAAAGCGTACTTTAAAGAAAAACCAGACACACAACTGAAAGAATTTCTAAAGATGGATGCTACTAAAATTTTTAACGAATCAGGATATAAGCCTCGTGTAACAAAATAA
- a CDS encoding GNAT family N-acetyltransferase, producing the protein MKIETERLILRELEDTDFERMFLMDSDPEVMKYLGTPVTNLDESKEIIKMIRKQYEENGVGRWAVIEKESGLLIGWCGLKLLKEPINGHVETLDLGYRFIPEFWGKGYAWEAAKATLDYGFNELKANTIYAFADAGNSGSHYILTKMGFENTGAFEDSGVKCFWYELKREKYI; encoded by the coding sequence ATGAAAATAGAAACCGAAAGACTTATTTTAAGAGAACTTGAAGACACTGATTTTGAACGAATGTTCCTTATGGATTCTGACCCTGAGGTAATGAAATACCTTGGAACTCCCGTAACAAATCTGGATGAATCAAAGGAGATCATCAAAATGATCAGGAAACAATATGAGGAAAATGGAGTAGGAAGATGGGCGGTCATTGAAAAAGAAAGCGGATTACTGATAGGATGGTGCGGTTTAAAACTATTAAAAGAACCTATCAATGGGCATGTAGAAACTTTGGATCTTGGGTATCGTTTTATTCCTGAGTTTTGGGGCAAAGGATACGCTTGGGAAGCCGCAAAGGCTACACTGGATTATGGTTTTAATGAATTGAAAGCAAATACAATATATGCTTTTGCCGATGCCGGAAATTCAGGTTCTCATTATATCTTAACAAAAATGGGCTTTGAAAATACAGGTGCATTTGAAGACTCAGGAGTCAAATGTTTTTGGTATGAACTGAAGCGTGAAAAATATATTTAA